In Silene latifolia isolate original U9 population unplaced genomic scaffold, ASM4854445v1 scaffold_167, whole genome shotgun sequence, a single window of DNA contains:
- the LOC141638043 gene encoding protein STRUBBELIG-RECEPTOR FAMILY 6-like, translating to MMIKLWMLLLICILMLGLSSINGDTDSKDVSALNIMYSSMNSPSQLTGWTSSAGDPCGQLWKGITCSGSRVTQIKISNLGLTGSIGYSLQNMDALTDFDISHNNFGGTVPYNLPLNVLRLNLASCNFNGAVPYSISTMKSLQQLDLSHNQFSGQLGVVFSDLPSLSSMDLSGNSLTGNLSSSMRSLTSLTSLNLENNQFTGTIDVLADLPLRTLNVANNHFTGWIPRQLQNINLQKGGNSWSEGPAPPAPPGSHTPKKSATHKKSSQSSNSSKSGISAGAVVGIILAIAVVVAIVGFVIFKKKSRRPTPDIEKMDIKKPFVTIASNDVHELKSVHSSSSINTTTLDAVATINLKPPPLDRHKSFDNEDFSNKTTVTKVPTPVPGNVKSYSIADLQMATASFSSENLIGEGSIGRVYRAQFENGKVLAVKKIDSSVIANHSEDFTEVVASISQLHHPNVTELVGYCSEHGQHLLIYEFHKNGSLHDFLHLEDEYSELLTWNTRVNIALGSARALEYMHEVCSPSVVHQNFKSENILLDGELNPHLSDCGLATILPNVNQVMNHNTCAPEVADSGQYTLKSDVFSFGVVMLELLTGRKPFDSSRTRTEQSLVRWATPQLHDIDSLTKMVDPALEGLFPVKSLSRFADVIALCVQPEPEFRPPMSEVVQALVRLVQRANMSKRTVGNGARTADSSDTNDSVN from the exons ATGATGATAAAGCTATGGATGTTGCTGTTAATCTGCATTTTAATGTTGGGTTTAAGCTCAATTAATGGTGATACTGATTCTAAAGAtg TTTCTGCTCTTAACATCATGTACAGCAGCATGAATTCTCCGTCACAACTCACTGGATGGACTTCATCTGCTGGTGATCCGTGTGGTCAATTGTGGAAAGGCATTACTTGCTCAGGCTCAAGAGTAACACAAAT AAAAATATCGAATCTTGGACTTACTGGTTCAATAGGATATTCACTTCAAAATATGGACGCGCTGACTGACTT CGACATAAGTCACAATAATTTCGGAGGCACTGTACCATATAACCTTCCGTTAAATGTGCTGCGATT AAATCTTGCTAGTTGTAATTTCAATGGAGCAGTTCCCTATTCGATTTCTACTATGAAATCATTACAACAACT AGACCTTAGCCATAATCAATTCAGTGGACAACTCGGCGTCGTTTTTTCAGACTTACCTTCACTATCATCAAT GGATCTTTCTGGCAACTCTCTTACAGGGAACCTATCATCATCCATGCGTTCATTGACAAGTTTGACCTCTTT AAATTTGGAGAACAATCAGTTCACTGGCACAATTGATGTCCTTGCTGACCTACCTCTTCGGACCTT gaatGTTGCAAATAACCATTTCACTGGATGGATTCCACGGCAATTGCAAAACATAAATCTGCA GAAAGGTGGTAACTCATGGAGTGAAGGTCCTGCACCGCCAGCTCCACCTGGTTCACACACTCCTAAAAAGTCTGCGACCCACAAAAAGTCATCACAGAGTTCTAACTCTAGTAAATCTGGTATAAGTGCCGGTGCTGTAGTTGGAATAATTTTGGCTATTGCTGTGGTTGTAGCAATTGTGGGTTTTGTCATATTTAAGAAAAAATCACGGAGGCCAACCCCCGACATAGAGAAGATGGACATTAAGAAGCCATTTGTCACAATTGCTTCAAATGATGTGCATG AATTGAAATCCGTGCATTCATCATCCTCCATAAACACAACCACACTTGATGCAGTTGCCACAATAAATCTTAAGCCACCGCCACTGGATCGCCACAAATCATTTGATAACGAGGACTTCTCAAATAAGACAACTGTGACCAAGGTGCCTACACCAGTGCCTGGCAATGTGAAATCATATTCAATAGCAGATTTGCAGATGGCTACTGCCAGTTTCAGCTCTGAGAATCTTATTGGAGAAGGGTCTATCGGACGTGTTTATCGTGCTCAATTTGAAAACGGGAAG GTGCTGGCTGTGAAAAAGATTGATTCATCCGTGATTGCGAACCACAGTGAAGATTTCACCGAGGTTGTTGCCAGTATCTCCCAGTTACATCATCCAAATGTGACTGAGCTTGTTGGTTATTGCTCAGAACATGGTCAACACTTGCTAATTTACGAATTCCACAAGAATGGCTCGTTGCATGACTTCTTACATCTTGAAGATGAATACAGTGAACTGCTGACCTGGAACACTCGTGTCAATATTGCTTTGGGAAGTGCACGTGCTCTTGA GTATATGCATGAAGTTTGCTCACCGTCGGTAGTTCATCAGAATTTTAAGTCGGAGAACATATTACTTGATGGAGAGCTGAATCCACATCTATCCGATTGTGGACTAGCTACTATCCTTCCAAATGTGAATCAG GTGATGAATCACAACACATGTGCACCTGAAGTTGCCGATTCTGGTCAGTATACTCTAAAAAGTGATGTCTTTAGCTTCGGTGTGGTCATGTTAGAGCTTCTCACTGGACGGAAACCTTTTGATAG CTCAAGGACAAGGACTGAACAATCTCTAGTTCGGTGGGCAACACCCCAGCTTCATGACATCGATTCTTTAACGAAAATGGTGGATCCTGCTTTGGAAGGACTATTCCCGGTGAAGTCTTTGTCTCGCTTTGCTGATGTTATTGCACTTTGTGTCCAG CCTGAGCCAGAGTTCCGACCACCAATGTCAGAGGTTGTGCAAGCGCTAGTCCGGTTAGTTCAACGAGCAAACATGAGCAAGAGAACAGTCGGAAATGGTGCTCGAACAGCTGACAGTTCAGATACCAACGATAGTGTCAATTAA
- the LOC141638045 gene encoding methyltransferase-like protein 2 has product MAGEEKSNLTNFLKSGIYKFPNSNTTFIDPVRILNNNYSQFRVSPSSYYSRFFNSNSSINKPQQQHEQEQEQIGEDSNSGFLKKNTKRKRNQKKNNKNKNKKQCVGLNEKELLADQRHQEIRPILVKAHEELLLAKEVLDVICELNCEPEGWQRCIDLNSEEVKEELSLVELGKVWQAQFYEIALRFNEASKEIEEDGDSTTDRHYDPRLLPLFNNLNSNETDNDAVAEFLTLEYVLPKRSCFYMSDLGRIHNLVPADADCGFNFIVVDPPWENRSVYQKSAYSTLPNRYFLSIPIRKFAHTNGALVALWVTNREKLRNFVENELFPAWGVTYAATLYWLKVKADGSLICDLDLFHHRPYECLLIGYTGKQDSNSEILLKKALKDDQVMISVPGDYSRKPPVGDLLLEYVPGPRPARCIELFAREMSAGWTSWGNEPLHFQEARYFSQQTKHID; this is encoded by the exons ATGGCGGGGGAAGAGAAGAGCAATCTCACTAATTTCCTGAAATCTGGAATTTACAAATTCCCAAATTCAAACACAACCTTCATAGACCCTGTTCGAATCCTCAACAATAACTACTCTCAATTTAGGGTTTCTCCTTCTTCTTATTACTCCCGATTTTTCAATTCCAATTCCTCCATTAacaaaccacaacaacaacatgaacaagaacaagaacaaattggGGAAGATTCAAATTCTGGGTTTCTTAAGAAAAATACCAAAAGAAAGAGGAATCAAAAGAAAAAcaataagaataagaacaagaagCAATGTGTTGGTCTTAATGAGAAAGAATTACTTGCTGATCAACGTCACCAG GAAATTAGGCCAATACTAGTTAAGGCACATGAAGAATTATTACTAGCTAAGGAAGTGTTGGATGTGATTTGTGAGCTTAATTGTGAACCTGAGGGTTGGCAACGTTGTATAGACTTGAATTCTGAGGAAGTTAAGGAAGAGCTCTCGCTTGTCGAGCTTGGAAAGGTTTGGCAAGCTCAATTTTATGAAATCGCTCTTCGGTTTAACGAGGCTAGTAAGGAGATTGAAGAAGATGGAG ATTCCACAACTGATCGACATTATGATCCAAGGTTACTCCCATTGTTCAATAACTTAAACTCCAATGAGACTGATAATGATGCGGTGGCTGAATTCTTGACTCTTGAGTACGTTTTACCAAAGAGGAGCTGTTTTTACATG TCTGACCTGGGGCGGATACACAACCTTGTTCCTG CTGATGCAGATTGTGGATTCAATTTTATAGTGGTTGATCCGCCTTGGGAAAACAGAAGTGTCTATCAGAAGTCAGC GTACTCTACGTTGCCAAACCGGTACTTCTTGTCCATTCCTATCAGGAAATTTGCTCATACGAATGGAGCTCTTGTAGCCTTATGGGTTACAAACAGAGAGAAGTTGCGGAATTTTGTTGAGAACGAATTATTTCCGGCTTGGGGAGTTACATATGCTGCTACATTATATTGGCTGAAG GTTAAAGCTGATGGGTCCTTGATTTGTGATCTTGACCTCTTTCATCACAGGCCTTACGAATGCCTTCTCATTGGCTACACTGGCAAACAA GATTCCAATTCTGAGATATTGTTGAAAAAGGCATTGAAGGATGATCAAGTTATGATCAGCGTTCCAGGCGACTACTCAAGAAAGCCACCAGTGGGAG ATTTGCTGCTGGAGTATGTTCCAGGACCAAGGCCTGCTCGATGCATCGAGCTTTTTGCTAGAGAAATGTCGGCCGGATGGACATCTTGGGGCAATGAACCCCTTCACTTTCAAGAAGCGAGATACTTTTCTCAACAAACAAAG CACATTGACTGA